Below is a genomic region from Periplaneta americana isolate PAMFEO1 chromosome 7, P.americana_PAMFEO1_priV1, whole genome shotgun sequence.
CGTAGTACAGCACGAACATTACCACGACAGTAAAATTCCACatctgagaaaattaaaaaaatgcaaagTTATATACATAATCCAGAGTTAAAGTGCGATGCTATGCCAATAGCTTCACGACAGTACCTTTCAGGACAAATCCAGAGTCTCTGATTGTCTTGTGTTGAGACGTCCAAATGTGCAGTGTGTGGTAGAATACAGCAGCATAGAACTGGTTCACCACTTCAACAACTAACTGATGCTGATTACATTCTCTGTAATAAGAATGAAGGATAAAGAAAAggattttatactcgaccatgccgaaatgtagtaattatacacctagtagcagccctttaatggaccacattaaagtacacctatttattaaagttcaggttttccaccaatcagaaagcaccattgtagcaatatgaaagcgcaagtatcgattattctcggatatgcaatcaaaagacaactagcgaaacgtcacataCAAGTGGTAATTTATTGTTTGGTGAGAATCTCTAAGAATTTTAATTAGAATTTCTTGAATttcatagaaattaatttttagactTTTAAGGAAATAACCGGTGAATTTTGGTTTGAAAATGTTCAACAAGAATTCACGCTTCAGCTTAGCCACTGCCAAATTGTAAATGGGGAGCATTTTAAATATCTTATTAGAATTCCATTTGTTGCAGTAGTTGTGTAAACTGTGGAGAAAATATGTTAAACAAGCCAACAGTGAAACTTTTCCCATAGCAACCaaatgttttgtatgaaacaaatgaaactaaataaataactaaataagataCTAgcctttaagaaaaaaaaaattttaaaaataatatgctgccatttaaaaatgttgtcaATGTCACACACTGTACAATAATGGCtggaaattttgtttcttttttgtaaaatttttctttcaaaatattaaatttgatgtTTCTGAGCATTTTTAAAAAAATGAGTtgattttagttttatttacttatgaaAAACCCTGTATGTACTTCTTTTTCTGATAATTGTGTTCCAATATTAATACAATCAAGAATTcctatttaatgatttttttaatttccaatttgCTACAATAACAATATCAATCTGATAATATAGATTGTACCTGTTCAGTTCACCGTGCCTGAGAGCCTGCAATGCAATTCGTGTCATGTTGAGGCTCATCACAGCAAGCGGAAAGTTCTGTTGGTCATCTACTGACACTCTGTATATGTCACGGGCAAGAGGGATGAGGTGTGGGCTGCTGGCAAGGTACAACAGCTGCAACAGACCAAGCATGCCCACGCCACGCAAGTCTGTGCCAGGATCTGCGCCCTGCAATCAGGTTGACACACAAAAATCGAGACCGTTGTCTCCAACTGAAACTACCGTTCCACTTAATGTAGGAAGTAAATACCGGTACTGTACTATGTAATGAGGTTTTAAACTGTACTCGGTTAATTAAGCAATAGTTTAGTAAGTAATGGgaagtttaatttttaatgtataaatggtaattcataaaacattatccatcttgattacacaacttttaacattgtatcacttcggaatatgtatgataagtaggcctactttcttgtgttaaattttaacgtaccttgttaacatgtttcgacctattttcggtcatcttcggaactggtcgttgttggtcttggcacctcttgtttcctgtgtgggtgcgttcgtagtgtagagtcaaagagtgtatgtgttttgaaattgagttgtgtgttgagaatatcgttgggatgtgttttcgtgtgtctgtatatttcatattgttctagtgtgttgagtttctggctttttggttggatgtgcaatatttccatgtctctgtaggtgtggttgggatttgtgatgtgttcaacataatagacaacataatacgtaagacaaaataaaaccacaaaaacagaagaatacaacacaaacacaagaacacaaaaaatacatcacactaacatatgaaaacaaaaccacacataaaattgcaacctcattcaagatattaaactacaacatcgcatacagaacaaataacactctacaaaaacatctcaacacacaaacaacacaaacaaacaaatacaaccacacaggcgtatacaaactcaaatgtaacacctgcaacaacttctacatatgatagacaggcagatcgtttcaaacacgttacaaagaacacatcacagccataacaaaattacaaaacacctccacatatgcagaacacatcacaaatgccaaccacacctacagagacatcaacacagacatggaaatactgcacatccaaccaaaaagccagaaactcaacacactagaacaatatgaaatatatagacacacgaaaacacaccccaacgatattctcaacacacaactcaatttcaaaacacatacactctttgactacactaccaacgcacccacacaggaaacaagaggcaccaagaccaacaacgaccaattccgaagatgaccgaaaataggtcgaaacatgttaacaaggtacgttaaaatttaacacaagaaagctcttatcatacatattccgaaaacatTATCCTTGGCTTGTCtggtttaattttaatgttattattttatttttcacagaGATAAAACGACAAACATTAGGGCCACAATTTAACTAAAAATATGTAATTGCAATTATCTACAAAAAACGGCAAAGGACAACAAAAAAGACAGCCTAATAAGGCAATGTTATTTACCTGGAAACCAATGTGCTCCCAATGTGAACCATAACAAGGACAATCAATACGTGCCCCAGTGAGCCGCTGGTACACTGTTTGCAGCATGCGCACATGTACTGTTTCAGACATGTCTAGTTTGCCTGTAATAAGTGAAAAACTTTTGGTATTCCACACTGTCAACAAAACAGTACTACTAAACAACCAGTATTCTAATAATGGCGTAATTTGTTACTTAGTAACACTCTTAGCGGTTTCCGAGCAATGTTCGGCAATATGGAGTCCTGCACTCCTTCCACATGGAGGACAGCAGTGGAGCAATGGGTGCCATTTATGGTTGGAACACTAAGCCCATATGACACAAAACCAGGTaaacacatatattttaatataaatagctTACAGTTTCTCAAGAAGGAAGCAGAGAAGAAGAGGTATATAATGAAAGTTAATTTGCTGAACACATTCTTAGGATCAGAAAGTCCTCTGCAGAATATTTGCTGTAGTAATACCCTGAAGTTACTCTCCTGGGGAAGATAGTATGGTAAAGACGTTTCCAGTTGCTACTTCTCTGGTGACAAGGATATTTTGAATTGAGGAGAGTGGAATAAGCCAAAGAAGACAGAACCTCCAATATAGCTCTACTTTCACGCAAATTCCACTTTGATTTGCTGCATATGaacgtcaatacggcggttgctgtcgcctgcgatacatcgaacttttctgttgattttcgagttcatttttttttctctggttattgcttatttattgtgttaactctcgctaatggttttatattttattttatccgtcttagtatttattttattattgtaaatatttttgttttattattattattattattattattattattattattattattattattaatgaattaatttgtattactatctttgtatcatatcCGTcacggatattattattattattattattattattattattattattattattattattattattactgttatttctaacatcaactttattattgatctctttaaaatttatgtagactactggaatGTACCCGAGCAtaagcatatgctcatttcgggtatctattcatatgcatcatttcaaatgtaaattgtgaataaatctgAATTTGAACTCAGATATCCTTCtcactattgtgattatgataacatattacaatataataataataataataataataataattattattattattattattattattattattattattattacttacttacttactggcttttaaggaagccgaaggttcattgccgccctcacataagcccatcctcggtccctatgctgtgcaatattaatccagtctctatcatcatatcccacctccctcaaatccattttaatattatcctcccatttatgtctcggcctccccaaaggtctttctccctctggccttccaactaacattctatatgcatttctggattagcccttaagtgctacatgccctgcccatctcaaacgtctggatttaatgttcctaattatgtcaggtgaagaatgcaatgcgtgcagttctgctttgtgtaactttctctattctcctgtaacttcatccctcttagctccaaatattttcctaagcaccttattctcaaacacccttaatctctgttcctctctcaaagtgagagtccaagtttcacaaccatacagaacaaccggtaatataaatgttttataaattctaacttcagattttttgacagcagactagatgacaaaagcttctcaactgaataataacaggcattccccatatttattctgtgtttaatttcttcccgagtgtcatttatatttgttactgttgctcccaggtatttgaatttttccaattcttcaaaggataaatctccaatttttatatttccatttcgtacaatattctcgtcacgagacgtaataatatactttgtcttttcggggtttacttccaaacctattgctttacttgcttcaagtaaaatttccgtgttttgcgtaatcatttgtggattttctcctaacatattcacgtcattcgcacagacaagaagctgatgtaacccattcaaatCCAAACcatctctattatcctggacttttctaatggcatactctagggcgaagttaaaaagtaaaggtgatagtgcatctccttgttttagcccccagggaattgaaaaagcatcagatagaaactggcctacatggactctgctgtacgtttcactgagacacattttaattaatcgaactagtttcttgggaataccaaattcaataagaatattatataaaacttctctcttaaccgagttatatgcttttttgaaatctatgaatggctgatgtactgtatgtacccttatactcccattttttctccaatatctgtctaatgcaaaaaatctggtcaatagttatctattattattattattattattactactacacttACTTATATATGCTACTGTATTATTACATTAGCactgtttaacttcaaaatagaCTCAAGAGTAGTGCACGTTGATCACCTAGTTGTTTTTGAGTTTCGGCCCAAAAAGGCTAAGAACCCCTGGTCTAAATCATAAtgtaattgatgatgatgatgatgatgatattattacagGCTTCTACATTATCGACTTCTTTCTTTGCAGGTACTGATAAATAATTTTCCCCAAACATGAGTACAATTTTTCCCcggaatttttaatattcttattagAATATTCTGAGCAGCTGATATCCTAGACGGAAGGATGATTCTGAATTTCTATTATGAATTTTTATGTCAATGAATCCATTTCAGCTCATAGTATACTAACAAATGGCTGTACGTGTGGCATTCCTGGTGTGAAATATGTTGTGCAGCGATTTTAATTAACTATTGGCAGAAAACTGAGCAAAGATGGAAGGGCTAACTTTTGCTGGCAGCACACATCAGTTTGCCATTGCATCTTAGTGTGTAAAGCTGCATATTATCCTTATGTAGGTCTGGCATCTCTGCTGACAGCAGACACTTTGGcatcctatagtcccgtcgctctaatttccggcagccaatcgtgtTACAGGTcgtctacatttaaacatgtgcgtcttgtgattcgcttatgaagacgttattcatttcttaaggctcgataaatattaatataatcgcccgccattttggctctttcgttagcgttcgcagaaagcacatgaagacgttatttgccactcaattatttgctgaattacagtgcgtttgatttattatcataggagctacgacatgataatgtttaacggtgtggcaaatagattcctcgtatggtagctcgggaacgaaagaacaaaaatggcgaacgatactacctacctagactttatagaaccttcacttcctaagacgtaagcaaagaggcggagtcacaccAGAAATAACATCGTCGCGACTATAGTGGGACAAGCTTTCCCAGCTTCAAATATGAAACATCCCACACAATATGAGACACTTGACAAACTCAAAAAACACATTTAGTATGTATGCATTTTTGTAACAAACccaaaatatatttattgcagTATCACAGTACCTTCTCTAATACTGCgcataataagaaagtaaaacaTTACTTATATTAAGGAGACTGTCTGCAAAAGTAGGATGTAATTGTTTTTGTCGAGACAGGAGGATGGAGGGGAATTTGTGTTATGAATTCAAGTAATACCACAGACATTACAGGTCTGTGAGAAAAATTACATTCATACAAAAATACGTAAGTTTAATGCATAACATTACACAGATATCGTCAGGTGCAAACAAGAAAGGAAGACAGATGTATAGAAGTTAATAAATGTACTAAAACAATGTCTGCAACACTGACTGTCTTGTTTATTACAGATTGTCTTCCTCTCCCAACAACGTGGAAGAGAAACACACCAGATCCTCGTAATCTAGAGTTGGAAAAAATTGTGGCCCTTGTCAAGCCCTGGGAGTGTGTAAATGTAACTAAAGAACCACCTCGATATTGGCAACCATTTGACGCTACGCTTATCTCTCCTATGTGAGTATATTTTAACCACAGAATGGTATATGAACTAAAGagcattatctatactaataataaatctgtagccgaaatttttctggtaattttcgattttccaaaaataattggttctaacatatataattaaccaccctgaaaccgaaaatcgcttttttttaatttttgtttgtatgtctgtctgtctggatgtttgttaccttttca
It encodes:
- the LOC138703739 gene encoding ELMO domain-containing protein 3-like; this encodes MSIENGVREKEILESAFERHRHNINVEDARLACEAAREEWNNVATVETAFRNSLEPRRSLMPHITVQQALAHFQACDLSVELAEVRGSVEPRGLCTLLSCLLGPPELHDHLTAERDLVFAIAQCKLDMSETVHVRMLQTVYQRLTGARIDCPCYGSHWEHIGFQGADPGTDLRGVGMLGLLQLLYLASSPHLIPLARDIYRVSVDDQQNFPLAVMSLNMTRIALQALRHGELNRECNQHQLVVEVVNQFYAAVFYHTLHIWTSQHKTIRDSGFVLKDVEFYCRGNVRAVLRDLQDQLSSYTSTRSHDKPCLPGSFQDLLTQAKTEVFI